One genomic segment of Primulina tabacum isolate GXHZ01 chromosome 9, ASM2559414v2, whole genome shotgun sequence includes these proteins:
- the LOC142555211 gene encoding cytochrome P450 94A1-like — translation MDLSVASLCFITLIFYVLWVIYFLFRRHYTVRYSKNPTPQSYPLIGNLVGLLYNRHRFHDWVTDLLSASPSLTIQANFFLGLSHVICTADPANLDHLLRSNFSNYVKGSRFQSVLNELLGNGIFNVDGEIWFTQRKIASHQFNTKSLKHFISDTVQSQLSKRLIPYLSFACENGEVIDLQDVLSKFAFDNVCNIAFGVDPSSLDLQKNGFHSSSSSFFHAFDYAVDHSSSRFMHPLPLLWKIKRSLGIGSERQFREAIRIIDSFAMNIIRLKEQSCQIGDINEKDSPQDLLSRFMYSSSNLKFHDEDDKRKFLRDIVISFVLAGKDTTSTALTWFFWLIAGHPRCERLIYNEFSGASPDELPGIFSYKMLKEFNYLHAALTESLRLFPPVPINSRLTMSDDILRSGTFVGKGWFADYSAYAMGRMERLWGANCREFLPERWLDENGVFQACDQFKFPVFHCGPRICLGKDMAYVQMKSVAAAIIYGFEVVAVDGGGLPERISNPPYILSLILKMKGGFPVRLIRR, via the exons ATGGATCTCAGTGTGGCTTCTCTATGCTTCATTACTTTGATTTTCTATGTTCTGTGGGTGATATACTTCCTCTTCCGTCGTCACTACACTGTTCGTTACAGTAAGAACCCGACCCCTCAATCATACCCTCTCATTGGAAATCTTGTAGGCTTACTCTACAATCGCCATCGCTTCCATGACTGGGTTACCGACTTACTCTCCGCATCACCATCCCTCACTATCCAAGCGAACTTCTTTCTTGGCCTCTCACATGTAATTTGCACGGCTGATCCTGCTAATCTTGACCACCTCCTCCGTTCCAATTTCTCCAACTATGTGAAAGGCTCTCGATTCCAGTCTGTCCTCAATGAACTGCTCGGAAATGGGATCTTTAATGTGGATGGTGAAATCTGGTTCACTCAACGCAAGATTGCCAGCCACCAGTTCAACACCAAATCCCTTAAGCATTTCATATCAGATACAGTTCAATCCCAGCTTTCGAAACGGTTGATTCCTTACTTATCCTTTGCCTGTGAGAATGGAGAAGTGATCGATCTTCAAGATGTTCTTAGTAAGTTCGCCTTTGATAATGTATGTAACATTGCTTTTGGTGTCGATCCTTCATCTTTGGACTTGCAAAAGAATGGCTTTCATTCCTCGAGCTCCTCCTTTTTTCATGCATTTGATTATGCTGTGGACCACAGTTCAAGCAGGTTCATGCATCCATTACCTTTATTATGGAAAATCAAAAGGTCACTTGGCATAGGAAGCGAAAGACAATTCAGAGAAGCGATTAGAATTATCGATAGCTTTGCAATGAATATCATTAGACTGAAAGAGCAAAGTTGTCAAATTGGAGATATAAACGAGAAAGATTCTCCTCAAGATTTGCTGTCAAGGTTTATGTATTCGTCCTCAAACCTGAAGTTTCACGATGAAGATGATAAAAGGAAATTCTTGAGGGATATAGTGATCAGCTTCGTGCTTGCAG GCAAAGATACAACCTCAACAGCACTAACTTGGTTCTTCTGGTTGATTGCTGGCCATCCTCGGTGTGAGCGCTTAATCTATAACGAATTTTCAGGAGCATCTCCTGATGAATTACCTGGAATTTTTAGCTACAAGATGCTGAAAGAATTCAATTACCTGCATGCTGCTTTGACCGAGTCTCTACGGCTATTTCCTCCTGTACCAATCAATTCAAGATTAACCATGTCAGACGACATTTTAAGAAGTGGCACATTTGTGGGCAAAG GCTGGTTCGCTGACTACTCGGCCTATGCGATGGGGAGAATGGAGAGATTGTGGGGTGCTAATTGCCGAGAGTTTCTGCCGGAGAGATGGTTGGATGAAAATGGAGTTTTTCAAGCTTGTGATCAATTCAAGTTTCCGGTTTTTCATTGTGGACCGCGTATATGTCTTGGGAAGGACATGGCTTATGTGCAGATGAAGTCTGTTGCTGCAGCTATAATATATGGATTTGAGGTTGTTGCTGTTGATGGGGGTGGACTTCCTGAGAGGATTTCGAATCCACCGTATATTTTGTCGCTTATTCTGAAGATGAAAGGGGGCTTTCCTGTGAGGTTGATAAGGAGATGA